aaaaaaccaaatacttttgaCCAGTTATCCTGGCCCAACAGCACTCGTCTGTGTACAGTGTAAACCAGGCTGTAGAGGAGTGTACATTCAGATGATGTGTGTAGTAGTTAATGACAgggtcattcctatgttcccagggtcctatgttccccagatttatatggcacataatgggaacatgacaaagggtcctatgttcccagggtcctatgttccccagctctacatgaaatcttatctgtattcattagatagagacagagacagtaaatcagtgattttctgtcttactccagaaaacgatgtcaggtaggtctatcagcaaacaaatggcttagctatgctcagaagtccataataataataatattttccaagaaattatgaaaaattgttcacaacgtttcgtcaggtgcagtagaacttaggaccctgggaacatagatgCGCTCCCGTTAATGACAACCGGACATTAAGTTTGTGGCCTGACCCAGGGTTCAGTGCCTCTTTAACCTCGACCACGGGTCATTACTTTTCTGGGGAATATATGCTCTTAAACGTCATGCTCCACTTCAAGGCTGTTTCATAGCTGTTTGGAGGGATGAAGGAGAGAGTTCAGAGAGAGCAACATAATTTCATGTTTCTGTGACATTTGCGTGAATTTCAGCTTTGGCTGTATAACTGCAGCAGTGGTAACACCTGGAAATTGGTTTGGAAGGCATACGCTATGTGATATGTTTTATTATGAACGATATAATTATTCACAACGACTAGCCTATTACACTCTGCagctaaatctttttttcttcagtttttttgtttgtttgttttttttttgttaaaagttAATTCCTAGTTGATCCTGTTTTCTGTAGTTAGCCCATAAAAGTCgaggaaacagaaaataaacaaacgagTTAAATACATGACACGATGCCGAAATCACTTGCTATAAGCTATAGCCAATTACGTTCATATGAGAGAAGGGCGTCATCCGTATCGGTCCCTTTAAATCGCACGATGAATAGCGGGCTTTCGGAAGAGGAGGGCGAGCGACGCGGCTGTAGGGAAATAAAGCTGTtctctgagagacacagagggacaCAGATTTGCTGCAATGGGCATCAAGTTGTACTACACCACCGTCACGGCGTCCAGGGAGGTGAGAAGGAACAGCCGAGCCGACCAGCTCGGAAATAGGCTACATCAGATAAGAAACCGAGGAAATTGAATTACCAGAGACACACCCTGCCCCTCTTTCCGTTTTGTAGCGTTCCACGATCTAAGCGTCTGGTCAGCATATTTACATGTATAGGAATTTCGCTGTTCCAAACTTCTGGGCTAGCCCGTGAAGCGTGTAGCAGTGATACTGATGTCTATTTACTGTTTATGAGTGTTTAATACTTATGAAACGGACAGTATCTGGAATGCAAACTCGCTTTCATCAAGACGACGGAAGTCATATTGTTCTCCtcttttcctgctttttcttttgtttgtattaCATTGGGCGTAAAGTCGTACTGTACAAAACTAGAGCACAACCTCCATAAAAGTCGGAAAACTAATGATTAGATGCATATTTTATCTCTAATTCAGGTTTTTCAAAATAGAAGGCGCTTGAATTGATATATGCATACACTGAGCAGAAATGTTTCTTATGTGGAGAAAAGGCGAGTGTTGTGGGAATATGATGGGTTATTGTATTTCATACATGGAACACGAGTGCACCGTAAATTAGGTGAGCAAAGTGCGCGCGAGGACACCGAGCCCACCCTAGCTAAAATATGCTGAGGTAGGCTCTGCGTTCCCGTGTAATGCGTTCATATCttagtggtgatgatgatgatgatgatgatgatgataataataataataatacactacTGCGCATTCCATAATATAGTTTGATGAATAGTTGTCGCGAATGCGTCGCGTTTGTTCCTGAATTTGCTTACTTGTAAAACCATGGATTTGAACGCATGCGTTTGGCACGACAGCAAAAACGTGGCGTTTCGCCCTCGTTGGCAGTCTGAACATGCTCTTGTTTGGTACCGAGAGCGCGAGAATGTTCCTCCCTTTTCCATGCTCGCTACTTGCCTGAGCTGTTCTATAAAAAAGTCACCATATTGTTCTCAACTCACCCTAGAGATTGTATTGAACAGTTAATCATTAATCCAGCGTTTGATTCCACCTCGGTTTACCAGCAGCTTGAAGGGAAATGTCAACAGTACCAGCTTTTGTTTGAGTAATAACACCATTCTTTTGATACAATGGCAAATCCCTCATGTAGTATTCAActgatagtgtttttttttcttggttggGTCTGTGCTCCTGAATTGTTCCTGGAAAATGTACTTAAAAAGCAGAACTTTGCTGGTGAATCATGTAGATCCAAGATTGTCAGCTATAACTTGTCACATGCCTTGAAAGTGGACCTCTGGAGCTCTGCTTCGTAAACAGGATAGGCTCCAACTGTTACAACTGTTTGTACCAAGACCATTCAGTGCAATACCCCCCTTTTCCATTAGAATCCAGACTAGGGCTTTGAAAAGTGGATGGCAGAAAATCTTTTGGTTCAGAGTGAGTTATAGGTTAGGAGAGTTTGGGAACTGCTGATCCAGACTTTAGCAGAGATACGTGATCATTTCACAATTCATATGTCTGTGTCTTCTAATATAAATAACTTGACGTTAGCCTTTGTAGAgatgtgacctctgacctccgtGTTGCAGGTGAAGTCCCAGCAGTCGGAGATCATTCGCTTCCTGGAGGGCAAGAGCATCCCGTTTGAGCTGATTGACAtctctgtgggcggggccgtgCGGGAGGAGATGAGGAACAAGGCGGGGAACCCCGCGGCAGCCCCCCCGCAATTGTTCAACGAGGACCAGTACTGCGGGGTGAGAGCCCGCCTTGCTCACTCGCCCTGCCAATCAAAGCAGACTCCACGCTAGGCCAGAGCTAAAATCACAGCCACGCAGTTCCAGCTGATGTACCTGCGTTAAATCAAACCCAGGGTTGCTTCCTTAACAGACCTTTAGCCTTTGAACTGGTCTGTATTTCGCCAACTTAGGGTAGGGCCACTCCGGCGATCCTACTTGCGACGTGTTTGGTGTGGCCAACCATACAATATTCCTGGGTTTGATTTGG
This region of Anguilla rostrata isolate EN2019 chromosome 8, ASM1855537v3, whole genome shotgun sequence genomic DNA includes:
- the LOC135261991 gene encoding SH3 domain-binding glutamic acid-rich-like protein 3 — translated: MGIKLYYTTVTASREVKSQQSEIIRFLEGKSIPFELIDISVGGAVREEMRNKAGNPAAAPPQLFNEDQYCGDYSMFSEALEGNTVEQFLKLA